The nucleotide sequence GCGCGCATTTCTACGGCGTGTACGAATGCGCCTGCGGCAACTTCATCTCGATCGGCTCGATCGAACCGCAGTTCTACGCATTGCTGCGCCAGCACGCCGACCTCAGTGATCCCGCGTTCGACGCGCAGATGGACCCGCGCGCCTGGCCGGCGCTGAAGGAGAAGCTGGTCGGCGTATTCAAGAGCAAGACGCGCGAGGAGTGGTGCGCGATCATGGAAGGCACCGACATCTGCTTCGCGCCGGTGCTGACCATGTCGGAGGCGCCGCAGCACGCCCACATGGCTGCGCGCGGCGTGTTCGTCGAGCGCCACGGCGTGACGCAACCGGCGCCCGCGCCGCGATTCTCGCGCACGCCGTCGACCATCCGCGAGCCGGAGGCCGCGGAGATCGGCGCGCTCGTGAGCGCGTGGAAGGCGGGGCGGTAAGTTCTCGATCGGACCGCCCCTCTTCCTACTCCGCCGCTTCGACCTTCAGCACGCCGCGGCGGATCTGGTCTTCCTCAATCGACTCGAAGAGCGCCTTGAAGTTGCCTTCGCCGAAACCGTCGTCGCCCTTGCGTTGGATGAACTCGAAGAAGATCGGGCCAATCGCATTGGCCGAGAAGATCTGCAGCAGCACCTTGGTCTGGCCGCCATCGACGACGCCCTCGCCGTCGATCAGGATGCCGTTGCGCTTCAGCCGCGCGACGTCCTCGCCGTGCTTCGGCAGCCTGTGATCGATGCGCTCGAAATAGGTGTCGGGTGGCGACGGCATGAACGGCAGGCCTGAGGTGCGCAGGCCTTCGACAGTCGCGTAGATATCGCGCGCGCCGCAGGCGATGTGCTGGATGCCCTCGCCGCGATACGTCTTCAGATATTCCTCGATCTGCCCGGAATCACCGGCGTCCTCGTTGATGGGAATCCGGATCTTGCCGTCGGGGCTGGTCAGCGCGCGGGAGAACAGGCCGGAGGCACGGCCCTCGATGTCGAAGAAGCGGATCTGGCGGAAGTTGAACAGCTTTTCGTAGAACCCCGCCCACACATTCATGCGGCCGCGATGCACGTTGTGGGTCAAGTGATCGATGTAGTAGAGGCCGGAGCCCGCCGGACGCCGATCGCGCGCGCCGGTCCACTCGAACTCCAGATCATAGGCCGAGCCTTTGGCGCCGTAACGATCGACCAGATACAGCAAGCTGCCGCCGATGCCTTTGAGCGCGGGCACGTCGAGCGTCTTCTGCGCCGACGGCAGATCGGCGGGCTCGGCGCCGAGCGCAATTGCCCGCGCATAGGCCTTCTTCGCGTCGACGACGCGGAACGCCATCGACGGCGCGCACGGGCCGTGCGCGGCGACGAAGTCGTGGCCGTGGCTGCCAGGCTCCTCGTTCACGAGATAATTGATGTCGCCCTGGCGATACAGCGTGATCGCCTTGGTGTTGTGGCGCGCGACGGCGGCAAAGCCCATCAGCTTGAAAAGGGCATGCAGTTCGCCCGCGTCGGGATGGGCATATTCGACGAACTCGAAGCCATCCGTTCCCATCGGGTTGTCGGCGGTGACGGTGGCAGGCGGCGCATCGTGCGGAAACGGACCCATGGGCGGCAGCTCCTTCAGCTTGACCCAGGGATCATCGCCTGAATTCCGCGCATGGAGCGTGCAAACCATTGTCATTTCCGCCTGGATGTGCACGATCTGTGCATGACCAGAGGATCCGGCGCATGATTTCGGTCGACAGCTTCGACATCAAGATCCTGGCTGCCCTCCAGGACGATGGCCGGCTGACCAACCAGGAGCTCGCCGATCTCGCTGGGCTCTCCGCCTCGCAATGCTCGCGACGGCGGATGCGGCTGGAGGAGGACGGCGTCATCGCCGGCTATCGTGCTCAGTTGGCAAGCCAAGCGCTTGGCTTCGAGCTGATCGCCTTCATCCAGATCACCCTGGCGACGCATTCGCCGGACAACGCGCAAAAATTTCGCGCGCTGGTCAACCGGGTCGACGATATCCAGGAGGCCTATGCGCTCACCGGCGACTCCGATTATCTGCTCAAGGTCGTGCTGCGCGACCTCAAGAGTCTCTCCGACATCGTCAACAATGTGCTGATGCCGCATCAGAGCGTGGCGCATGTGCGCTCCTCGATCGTGCTCGACCGGCTGAAGGAGAGCGCCAAGCTGCCGCTGGCATCGCTCCCCTCAAGCTGACCCCCATGGCGCGAATCGAGGGAACTTCGGCATTCACCCTCTCACCGGCATTTGCGACAGTCGTCTCACTCAAGGTTTGCGAGGCGACCATGGCGTTGCAGCTTCGGCCCAATTGCGAGTCCTGCGACAAGGACCTGCCACCCTCCGCGATCGACGCGCGGATCTGCTCGTATGAATGCACCTTCTGCGCGGAGTGCGTGGAGACGAAGCTGTTCAACGTCTGCCCGAACTGCGGGGGCGGCTTTGCAGCCAGACCAATCCGCCCTGCGCGGGAG is from Bradyrhizobium sp. ORS 285 and encodes:
- the hppD gene encoding 4-hydroxyphenylpyruvate dioxygenase, which gives rise to MGPFPHDAPPATVTADNPMGTDGFEFVEYAHPDAGELHALFKLMGFAAVARHNTKAITLYRQGDINYLVNEEPGSHGHDFVAAHGPCAPSMAFRVVDAKKAYARAIALGAEPADLPSAQKTLDVPALKGIGGSLLYLVDRYGAKGSAYDLEFEWTGARDRRPAGSGLYYIDHLTHNVHRGRMNVWAGFYEKLFNFRQIRFFDIEGRASGLFSRALTSPDGKIRIPINEDAGDSGQIEEYLKTYRGEGIQHIACGARDIYATVEGLRTSGLPFMPSPPDTYFERIDHRLPKHGEDVARLKRNGILIDGEGVVDGGQTKVLLQIFSANAIGPIFFEFIQRKGDDGFGEGNFKALFESIEEDQIRRGVLKVEAAE
- a CDS encoding Lrp/AsnC family transcriptional regulator; protein product: MISVDSFDIKILAALQDDGRLTNQELADLAGLSASQCSRRRMRLEEDGVIAGYRAQLASQALGFELIAFIQITLATHSPDNAQKFRALVNRVDDIQEAYALTGDSDYLLKVVLRDLKSLSDIVNNVLMPHQSVAHVRSSIVLDRLKESAKLPLASLPSS
- a CDS encoding DUF1272 domain-containing protein, producing MALQLRPNCESCDKDLPPSAIDARICSYECTFCAECVETKLFNVCPNCGGGFAARPIRPAREWRAGVCTAKQVPSDKRVHLKYAVEDVAAFVAGVKDVAPENR